Proteins encoded by one window of Salvia splendens isolate huo1 chromosome 7, SspV2, whole genome shotgun sequence:
- the LOC121742074 gene encoding SRSF protein kinase 2-like isoform X1, translating into MAEEAARERNSGDRSETSDYTSEDEGTEDYRRGGYHAVRIGDTFKHGRYVVQSKLGWGHFSTVWLAWDIQKSIHVALKVQKSAQHYTEAAMDEITILKEIDEGDPDDKKCVVKLLDHFKHSGPNGQHVCMVFEYLGDNLLTLIKYSAYRGLPLHKVKEICFHILVGLDYLHRKLSIIHTDLKPENILLLSRIDPSKDPTKSEAPLILPTSKGKIAFESQTSKDVKGSCSDLPKNQKTQTRRKANPAVSRCAGNEASEEAELDNEASGPEDSHEGDKSNGEGRCDASILGAENNDEISDGYTGTKDIKRGSRSARQKLLAEVDLKCKLVDFGSACWIHKQFTSDIQTRQYRCPEVILGSKYSTSADMWSFACICFELATGDVLFDPHSGENFDRDEDHLALMMELLGMMPRKVALGGRYSRDFFNRFGDLRHIRRLRVWPLVKVLSEKYEFREHDASEMADFLIQILDFVPEKRLTAAQCLNHPWISGGPSQLAPSTSQLKELENGSSDKKRDKDEREAMEVRVGNIAIDGSSRTTIKNN; encoded by the exons ATGGCGGAAGAGGCGGCGCGCGAGAGGAACAGCGGTGATCGGAGCGAGACGAGCGACTACACGTCGGAGGATGAGGGAACGGAGGACTACAGGCGCGGCGGATATCACGCCGTGCGGATCGGAGATACATTTAAGCATGGAAGATATGTCGTTCAGAGCAAGCTTGGCTGGGGCCATTTTTCCACCGTCTGGCTAGCTTGGGACATTCAGAAATCT ATACATGTAGCTCTGAAGGTTCAAAAGAGCGCACAACACTACACTGAAGCAGCAATGGATGAGATCACTATTTTAAAAGAGATTGATGAGGGAGATCCAGATGATAAAAAATGTGTTGTGAAACTTTTGGATCACTTTAAGCATTCAGGGCCAAATGGTCAGCATGTGTGTATGGTCTTTGAATACTTGGGAGACAATCTTCTAACCTTAATTAAGTATTCAGCTTACCGAGGGCTTCCCCTTCACAAGGTTAAAGAAATTTGTTTCCACATTTTAGTGGGACTGGATTATCTGCATCGTAAATTATCAATCATACACACAGATCTGAAACCAGAGAACATATTGCTTCTTTCCAGGATCGATCCGTCTAAAGATCCTACTAAATCAGAGGCACCTCTCATCCTCCCTACCAGTAAGGGAAAGATTGCATTTGAATCTCAGACTTCAAAAGATGTTAAAGGGTCATGCAGTGACCTACCTAAAAACCAGAAAACGCAAACCAGGAGAAAGGCTAATCCAGCAGTGAGTAGATGTGCTGGGAATGAAGCTTCTGAGGAAGCTGAGCTAGATAATGAGGCAAGTGGGCCTGAAGATTCTCATGAAGGTGACAAATCCAATGGAGAGGGAAGATGTGATGCTTCAATTCTTGGAGCAGAAAACAATGATGAAATTAGTGATGGGTATACTGGGACTAAGGATATCAAGAGGGGTAGCCGGTCTGCAAGGCAGAAGCTCTTGGCTGAGGTTGATCTAAAGTGCAAATTGGTTGATTTTGGAAGTGCATGTTGGATACACAAACAATTCACCAGTGATATTCAGACAAGACAGTACAGATGCCCGGAGGTTATTTTGGGATCTAAGTACTCAACATCAGCTGATATGTGGTCATTTGCTTGCATCTGCTTTGAGCTGGCCACCGGCGATGTCCTTTTTGACCCACACAGTGGTGAAAACTTTGATCGTGATGAG GATCATTTGGCCCTGATGATGGAACTTCTTGGAATGATGCCACGCAAG GTTGCTTTGGGCGGACGTTACTCTCGAGACTTCTTTAATAGATTTGGAGATTTAAGACATATTAGAAGATTGAGAGTTTGGCCTCTCGTGAAGGTGCTTTCGGAGAAATATGAGTTCCGTGAACACGATGCTAGTGAGATGGCTGATTTCCTTATCCAGATACTAGATTTTGTGCCTGAGAAAAGGCTGACAGCCGCCCAATGTCTTAATCATCCATGGATAAGTGGTGGCCCTAGTCAATTAGCCCCATCGACCTCTCAACTCAAGGAACTAGAAAATGGTAGTTCCGATAAGAAGAGGGACAAGGATGAGAGGGAGGCAATGGAGGTAAGAGTGGGAAATATTGCTATTGATGGATCATCAAGGACTACCATAAAGAACAACTGA
- the LOC121742074 gene encoding SRSF protein kinase 2-like isoform X2 — MDEITILKEIDEGDPDDKKCVVKLLDHFKHSGPNGQHVCMVFEYLGDNLLTLIKYSAYRGLPLHKVKEICFHILVGLDYLHRKLSIIHTDLKPENILLLSRIDPSKDPTKSEAPLILPTSKGKIAFESQTSKDVKGSCSDLPKNQKTQTRRKANPAVSRCAGNEASEEAELDNEASGPEDSHEGDKSNGEGRCDASILGAENNDEISDGYTGTKDIKRGSRSARQKLLAEVDLKCKLVDFGSACWIHKQFTSDIQTRQYRCPEVILGSKYSTSADMWSFACICFELATGDVLFDPHSGENFDRDEDHLALMMELLGMMPRKVALGGRYSRDFFNRFGDLRHIRRLRVWPLVKVLSEKYEFREHDASEMADFLIQILDFVPEKRLTAAQCLNHPWISGGPSQLAPSTSQLKELENGSSDKKRDKDEREAMEVRVGNIAIDGSSRTTIKNN; from the exons ATGGATGAGATCACTATTTTAAAAGAGATTGATGAGGGAGATCCAGATGATAAAAAATGTGTTGTGAAACTTTTGGATCACTTTAAGCATTCAGGGCCAAATGGTCAGCATGTGTGTATGGTCTTTGAATACTTGGGAGACAATCTTCTAACCTTAATTAAGTATTCAGCTTACCGAGGGCTTCCCCTTCACAAGGTTAAAGAAATTTGTTTCCACATTTTAGTGGGACTGGATTATCTGCATCGTAAATTATCAATCATACACACAGATCTGAAACCAGAGAACATATTGCTTCTTTCCAGGATCGATCCGTCTAAAGATCCTACTAAATCAGAGGCACCTCTCATCCTCCCTACCAGTAAGGGAAAGATTGCATTTGAATCTCAGACTTCAAAAGATGTTAAAGGGTCATGCAGTGACCTACCTAAAAACCAGAAAACGCAAACCAGGAGAAAGGCTAATCCAGCAGTGAGTAGATGTGCTGGGAATGAAGCTTCTGAGGAAGCTGAGCTAGATAATGAGGCAAGTGGGCCTGAAGATTCTCATGAAGGTGACAAATCCAATGGAGAGGGAAGATGTGATGCTTCAATTCTTGGAGCAGAAAACAATGATGAAATTAGTGATGGGTATACTGGGACTAAGGATATCAAGAGGGGTAGCCGGTCTGCAAGGCAGAAGCTCTTGGCTGAGGTTGATCTAAAGTGCAAATTGGTTGATTTTGGAAGTGCATGTTGGATACACAAACAATTCACCAGTGATATTCAGACAAGACAGTACAGATGCCCGGAGGTTATTTTGGGATCTAAGTACTCAACATCAGCTGATATGTGGTCATTTGCTTGCATCTGCTTTGAGCTGGCCACCGGCGATGTCCTTTTTGACCCACACAGTGGTGAAAACTTTGATCGTGATGAG GATCATTTGGCCCTGATGATGGAACTTCTTGGAATGATGCCACGCAAG GTTGCTTTGGGCGGACGTTACTCTCGAGACTTCTTTAATAGATTTGGAGATTTAAGACATATTAGAAGATTGAGAGTTTGGCCTCTCGTGAAGGTGCTTTCGGAGAAATATGAGTTCCGTGAACACGATGCTAGTGAGATGGCTGATTTCCTTATCCAGATACTAGATTTTGTGCCTGAGAAAAGGCTGACAGCCGCCCAATGTCTTAATCATCCATGGATAAGTGGTGGCCCTAGTCAATTAGCCCCATCGACCTCTCAACTCAAGGAACTAGAAAATGGTAGTTCCGATAAGAAGAGGGACAAGGATGAGAGGGAGGCAATGGAGGTAAGAGTGGGAAATATTGCTATTGATGGATCATCAAGGACTACCATAAAGAACAACTGA